One stretch of Nitrospirota bacterium DNA includes these proteins:
- the qmoC gene encoding quinone-interacting membrane-bound oxidoreductase complex subunit QmoC gives MAEEKIEVKTEAAAEPQAEVTPAPEPFVGDIVKPDLQFVNEIIKGGGESLKKCYQCATCSVVCNLTPDDKPFPRKEMIYAQWGLKDKLFGNPDIWLCHQCSDCTAYCPRGANPGEVLNAVRKLSIENYSVPRSLGKMVGNPGALVPLLAVPVVIFLLILWGLGHLNLESIRNDAGQIAYSSLIKSYYIDGVFVPIFFFAVVSLAIGVSRYWKDMVKATGLKPKGSIVSAATETIGEILTHKRFEKCNVTKDRKLAHMLVLFSFIGLAITTAWAVFYLYGYEIMHAMGKTPYPWLLGPSPYPLTDPLKWLANISAIALLVGIVLVIKNRKSNESKAGKGGYYDWLFIYVVFAVMATGILSELVRLADMALFAYIIYFAHLVVVFFLFAYAPFSKMAHMLYRATAMVFAKATARDVEVK, from the coding sequence ATGGCAGAAGAAAAAATCGAAGTAAAAACCGAGGCAGCAGCCGAGCCTCAGGCCGAGGTGACTCCGGCCCCTGAACCTTTTGTCGGAGATATCGTGAAGCCGGATTTGCAGTTTGTCAATGAAATCATCAAAGGGGGGGGGGAGTCGCTCAAGAAATGTTATCAGTGTGCGACATGCTCTGTCGTATGCAATCTGACCCCGGATGACAAGCCATTTCCGAGAAAAGAAATGATATATGCCCAGTGGGGATTGAAGGACAAGCTGTTCGGCAATCCCGATATATGGCTCTGCCATCAGTGCAGCGACTGCACTGCATATTGCCCGAGAGGCGCAAATCCGGGAGAAGTACTGAATGCGGTCAGAAAGTTGTCCATCGAGAATTATTCTGTCCCCCGTTCTCTCGGGAAAATGGTAGGGAATCCAGGTGCACTTGTTCCCCTGCTTGCTGTGCCGGTGGTGATATTTCTTCTCATTCTTTGGGGACTCGGACATCTGAATCTGGAAAGCATAAGGAATGACGCAGGACAAATTGCCTACTCATCATTGATTAAGTCGTATTACATCGATGGCGTGTTTGTCCCGATTTTCTTTTTTGCGGTTGTTTCTCTGGCAATCGGTGTTTCCCGGTACTGGAAAGATATGGTAAAAGCAACCGGACTCAAGCCGAAGGGAAGTATTGTCAGCGCGGCAACAGAGACTATCGGTGAAATTCTTACGCACAAACGGTTCGAGAAGTGCAATGTTACCAAAGACAGAAAGCTGGCGCACATGCTCGTATTGTTCAGCTTCATAGGGCTTGCGATCACGACCGCATGGGCTGTCTTTTATCTCTACGGATACGAGATAATGCATGCGATGGGAAAAACGCCTTACCCCTGGCTGCTTGGCCCGTCACCGTATCCCTTGACTGATCCGCTGAAATGGCTCGCAAACATCAGCGCGATTGCCCTGCTGGTCGGTATTGTGCTTGTTATCAAAAACAGAAAGAGCAATGAGAGCAAGGCAGGCAAAGGCGGGTATTATGACTGGCTTTTCATTTATGTAGTGTTTGCGGTTATGGCAACCGGTATCCTGTCTGAACTGGTAAGACTTGCTGATATGGCACTATTTGCGTACATCATATATTTTGCTCACCTTGTTGTGGTCTTTTTCCTATTCGCATATGCCCCTTTTTCAAAGATGGCGCATATGCTCTACAGGGCAACAGCGATGGTTTTTGCAAAAGCAACGGCAAGAGATGTCGAGGTTAAGTAA
- a CDS encoding FAD-dependent oxidoreductase, which produces MEKKFGVYICKGCGIGESLDIEKLAKASKRGPIKEEHVKVHDVLCSPEGLQVIKNDIKGGTNTAIIVACSPRVKYEEFDFPGCLTERVNIRELVAWTQPPNDEETLALAEDYIAMGTVRVQKSELPAPAIMENLSKDILVIGGGISGMTAALEAAGAGYKVFLVEKEAELGGFARKLYKKIPTRDFKEPIIVDTGIEKTVQEVENHPNIRVYKSSKVEKTEGQPGLFNVTISGASGTETVKIGAIVMATGWVPYDATKLGHLGYGKYKNVVTNVEFEAIAKKGPIARPSDGKEVEKVAFIQCAGQRDPEHLPYCSSVCCGASLKQARYVRQNPDALAMIFYKDIRTPGRLEAFYKEAQNDPGVMLTKGEVRGVSDAGNGSLFVEVENTLLGEKVKFEADLVVLATGLVPTTKVPQEYLDGLTQAAAKGDDPKKEYIESTPKPEFILNLAYRQGPEIPSLEGACGFADSNFICFQYETRRTGIYATGTVRQPMNMTEAQEDAAGAAFKAIQCIDHVAKGVSVHPRAWDITFPDAQLIRCTACKRCTEECPFGAIEEDAKGIPLYNLNRCRRCGTCMGACPERIVSFKDYSVDMIGSMIKAIDVPEEDVFRIVCLVCENDAYPALDTLAMHRKQIDTSVRFIPLRCLGGMNLVWIADAMSKGIDGFLLLGCKYGENYQCHFVKGSELANYRFSKVGETLSKLQLEAERVELMQVAIDEYHKLPDMINAFAAKVKEFGPNPFKEF; this is translated from the coding sequence CATCGAAGCGTGGCCCTATAAAAGAGGAGCACGTGAAAGTCCATGATGTATTATGCAGTCCTGAAGGCCTCCAGGTGATAAAGAATGATATCAAGGGCGGGACGAACACCGCGATCATCGTCGCCTGTTCTCCCCGCGTCAAATATGAGGAGTTCGATTTCCCCGGATGTCTTACCGAACGTGTCAATATCCGTGAACTTGTCGCGTGGACACAGCCACCGAATGACGAGGAAACACTGGCGCTGGCAGAAGATTATATTGCCATGGGAACCGTAAGGGTACAGAAGTCAGAGTTGCCCGCGCCTGCGATCATGGAAAATCTCAGCAAAGATATCCTTGTAATCGGTGGAGGTATCTCCGGAATGACTGCGGCGCTCGAAGCGGCGGGTGCAGGATATAAGGTTTTCCTTGTGGAGAAAGAGGCAGAGCTCGGAGGGTTTGCGAGAAAGCTCTACAAAAAGATCCCGACGAGGGATTTCAAGGAACCGATCATTGTCGACACGGGCATTGAGAAGACTGTACAAGAGGTTGAAAATCACCCGAATATCAGGGTGTATAAATCATCGAAAGTCGAAAAAACCGAGGGTCAGCCCGGCTTATTCAATGTGACAATTTCAGGTGCATCAGGGACCGAAACGGTAAAGATTGGCGCTATTGTCATGGCTACCGGATGGGTTCCCTATGATGCGACCAAACTCGGTCATCTCGGGTATGGAAAATACAAGAACGTCGTAACGAATGTTGAATTCGAAGCAATCGCGAAAAAAGGACCGATTGCAAGACCTTCAGACGGCAAGGAAGTGGAGAAGGTGGCGTTCATTCAGTGCGCGGGACAGAGAGATCCTGAGCATCTGCCGTATTGTTCATCAGTATGCTGCGGAGCATCACTGAAACAGGCGCGGTATGTGCGGCAGAATCCCGATGCTCTCGCGATGATCTTCTATAAAGATATCAGAACTCCCGGAAGACTGGAGGCCTTTTACAAGGAGGCGCAGAACGACCCCGGTGTCATGCTTACCAAAGGGGAGGTGCGAGGTGTTTCCGATGCAGGAAACGGCAGCCTCTTCGTTGAAGTCGAAAATACCCTGCTCGGGGAAAAGGTGAAATTTGAGGCTGATCTTGTCGTGCTCGCGACAGGGCTTGTGCCTACGACGAAAGTGCCCCAGGAATATCTTGACGGTCTCACCCAGGCAGCGGCAAAAGGTGACGACCCGAAGAAGGAGTATATTGAGTCCACGCCAAAGCCCGAGTTTATCCTGAATCTCGCTTACAGACAGGGGCCCGAGATACCTTCTCTCGAAGGCGCCTGCGGATTTGCGGATTCCAATTTTATCTGTTTCCAGTATGAAACGAGAAGGACCGGAATTTATGCAACAGGTACGGTACGTCAGCCCATGAATATGACAGAAGCACAGGAGGACGCAGCCGGCGCAGCCTTTAAGGCCATACAGTGTATAGACCACGTTGCAAAAGGCGTTTCCGTGCATCCGCGTGCATGGGATATCACTTTCCCTGACGCTCAGCTGATCAGGTGTACCGCATGCAAGAGATGTACGGAGGAATGTCCATTTGGCGCCATTGAAGAAGATGCGAAAGGCATCCCCTTATATAATCTCAACAGATGCAGGCGGTGCGGGACATGCATGGGGGCCTGCCCTGAGAGGATTGTATCCTTCAAGGATTACAGCGTCGATATGATCGGATCGATGATTAAAGCGATTGACGTGCCTGAGGAAGATGTCTTCAGGATTGTGTGCCTGGTCTGTGAGAACGACGCATATCCTGCCCTGGATACCCTCGCCATGCATCGCAAGCAGATTGATACCAGTGTCCGGTTTATCCCGCTCAGATGTCTTGGCGGTATGAACCTGGTGTGGATTGCCGATGCCATGTCAAAAGGTATCGACGGGTTCCTTCTTTTGGGATGCAAATACGGTGAAAATTATCAGTGTCACTTTGTGAAGGGGAGCGAACTTGCCAACTACCGTTTCAGCAAGGTCGGTGAAACACTGAGTAAGCTTCAGCTTGAGGCAGAACGGGTCGAGCTTATGCAGGTCGCAATCGATGAATATCACAAACTTCCTGATATGATCAACGCCTTTGCCGCAAAGGTGAAAGAGTTCGGGCCGAATCCGTTCAAGGAATTTTAA